GTAAGAATTGAAGTTGATGGTGTTAGAAAAAGAATTAAAATTTGTACAAGCTGTCTTAAAAGCTTGAAAAAATCTGTATAAGCTCCCCTTTTGGGGCATAAATGAATAAATATAAAATAAAAAAGCCTTTTTATAAACGTGTAGCTGAATTTTTTCATTGGGAAATATCAGAAAAACCTGAGGTTGATTTATCTCCTGAGATTTGGTCAGAACTTAAACCATTTAGAACTCCTTTAATACTTACAATTTTAATTACACTATTTGGAACTCTTGGATATATATGGATTGATAAATTCCCATTAATGGATGCATTGTATCAAACAGGAATAACATTTACAACAGTTGGATTTGGAGAGATTAGACCTATATCTCCTGCTGGAAGGCTTTTTACAATATTTTTGATTATTGCTGGTTTTGCTCTTTTTTCATATGCAGTTGGGATATTGGTAGATGTTATAAATAAAGGACACCTTGTTGCACTATTTAAGGAGAATAGAATGCTTTATAAGATTGCCAGACTTAAAAATCATATGGTAGTATGCTATCATAATGAGTATACAATTGATTTAACAAAAGAGCTAAGACGTGCTCATATACCTTTTGTAGTTGTAGACCCAAGTGATGATATTGAAAAAATTGCCAAAAAATATAAATATCCTTTTTATATCAAAGCCGAACCCCATACTCTTTTAGCACTTAAAAAATCTCATTTAAGTAGTGCAAAAGGTGTCATTACATTATCAAAAAATATTCCAGATAATATAGCAGTAATTAGTAGTGTTAGGCTTTACGAAAAAGATTTAAAAAGAGCTCCATATTATATCCTCTCTATTGCAAATCAAGAAGAAGAGATTGAAAAACTTCAAAGACTTGGGGCTAATGAAGTGCTTTCACCTACAAAACTTATTGCAAAAAGAATGACAGCAATTACAGTAGACCCAGATGTAAATAATTTACTTGAACAATTTGTATATTCAATTGATACTCCTCTTGATTTGGAAGAAATTACTATTAATAAAAAGTCTTGGGTTGCTTATAAAAAGTTAAAAGATGCTCATTTAAGGGATGTTTTAAATATTACAGTGGTCGGTATAAAAGAAGAAAATGGTAAATTTATTCCAATGCCAAAAGGTGATGCTTTGTTAAAGCCAAAAGATGTTTTATTGGTTATTGGAACAAGTAAGGATATAAAAAGAGCAAGAGCTATTATTAGAAAAGCTGAAAAACCAAAACAAATAGATTTTATATAAAGGCTTATAATGTTTAGAATAACTCCTATTAAAAATGGAATTTGTTGTATAGATGGTATATATGCAGGAGGAGTAAAAGCTGGATTTAAAAAAGATGATTATGATGTAGGATTTATTAGAAGCGATACAAGTTTAGATATAGCATATCTTTTTACTACAAATAAATTTCAAGCAGCTCCAATTAAATATGTAAAACTTAAAAATATAAAAAATACAAATTTTATTTTAGCTAATTCAAAAAACGCTAACGCTCTAACAGGAATTGAAGGAATTAAAGATATAGAAGATATTTTAGAATTTTTATCTACAAAAATTGATGTAATTGATCCAATAATGAGCTCAACTGGGGTAATTGGAGTTAGATTAAATAAAGATAAAATAAAAAAAGCTATTGAAAAATTTGATTTTAATGAAAGAAGTTCTAATAAATTTGCAAGAGCAATTATGACAACTGATAGTTTTGAAAAAGAGATAGCCTTTGAAGTTGAGGGAGAGTTTGGAAAGTTTAAAATAGGGGGAGTTGCAAAAGGTGCTGGAATGATTAATCCAGCTATGGCTACAATGCTTTGTTTTATTACAACAGATGCTAATATTCCTCAAAATGAAATGCAAGATATTTTAAGAGAAATTAATGAAATAACTTTTAATGCTATAAGTGTAGATGGGGATACTTCAACAAATGATAGTGTGTTTTTAATGACTACTCGTGAGGGTGATTATAACAAAGAAGCTTTTAAAGAAGCGTTAAAAAAAGTTATGCAAAAATTAGCTCTTGATATTGTAAGAGATGGTGAAGGTGCTACAAAAGCAGTTGCTTTTGTAGTAAGTGGGGCAAAAAATAAAAATGAAGCAAAAATGGCAGCTAAAGCTCTTACAAACTCACTTCTTGTTAAAACAGCTCTTTTTGGTGAGGACCCAAACTGGGGTAGGATTGCTTCAACTATTGGTGCAAGTGGGGTAGAGTGTGATGAAGAAAAGCTTAAAATTTCATTTGAAAATGTAATTGTGTATAATAGAGGTAAAATTTTATTTGATGAAGAGATAGAAAAAAAAGCTCATGAAATTATGAAAAGAAGAGAATTTAAAATTTATGTAGATTTAGGTATAGGAGATGGGAAATTTACAGCATATGGGTGTGATTTGAGTTATGATTATGTAAAAATTAATGCAGAGTATAGGACATAACTCTTGCATTTTTTTATTTTTTTGATATAATTTTATCCACATTCCGGCGTAGCTCAGTCGGTAGAGCAGACGGCTGTTAACCGTCGGGTCGTAGGTTCGAGTCCTACCGCCGGAGCCATTATCTACACAATCTAAAATCCTAATAAAAAGTTGTTAAATTGCCGGCGTAGCTCAGCTGGCTAGAGCAGCTGATTTGTAATCAGCAGGTCGGGGGTTCGAGTCCCTTCGCCGGCTCCATTAAAAGATACTTAAATACTTCTCAATTCCATCAGGTGCAAGTGTGACTATGTTTCCCTGTAATTTTTTAGATGCTAAAATGTTTGCAGCTGTTGATATTCCTCCAGTTATTCCAAGTTTAGGCATTTTTTTCATAAACTCTATTGCTTCATCATCATCTATTAAAATTACATCATCAATTAGATTAATATTTAATATTTTAGGAATAAATCCAGCACCAATTCCTTGGATTTTATGAGGATGAATTGGAAGGTTTTTATTATGTAATTGATTATAAATAAGTGGTGCATTTTTGCTTTCAACTGCAATGATTTTAACTCCAATAGGTTTTAATATTTTAGCTATTCCACTAATACTTCCTCCACTGCCAACCCCACTTACAAAATAATCAATTTTTTGAGTTTGATTTATAATTTCTAAGGCTGTTATTTCTTGTGCTTTTGAGTTTAGAAGATTTTCAAATTGATTTGAATAATATGCATTATGTTTTTTTATATACTCTTTTGCTTCTTGTAAAGCATCCTTTATAGTTCCATCAGTTAATATTAAATTTGCCCCATATGCCCTTAATAGTTTTTGTCGCTCAATTGAAAAAGTTTTTGGCATAAAAATTGTAGCTTTTATATTAAATTTTTGAGCATAAAAACTTAAAGCAATTCCTGTATTTCCACTTGTAACTTCAACTACTTCTTTATATCCTTTTAAAAATGCATCTTTTATAATAAATAGAGCTGGTCTATCTTTTATACTTCCTGCTGGATTTTTATATTCAAGTTTTATAGAAATATTTCCTAAATTATAAAGTGGTGTATTAAACATTTTCTACGCCTTTTATAAAAATTATACCAAAAGCACTTGAAATTAAACTAATGATAAAAAATAAAAATGCCCCAACTACTCCTATTGTAGGGTCTAAATTAAGTAAGCTTAGTCCATAAAGAAAGGTAAGCTCTCTAAGTCCTACTCCTCCAATAGAAATTGGAATTACACTTATAATTGAAGAGATGTAAAAAAGAATTAAAAAATCTATTAAAT
This Caminibacter mediatlanticus TB-2 DNA region includes the following protein-coding sequences:
- a CDS encoding potassium channel family protein, translated to MNKYKIKKPFYKRVAEFFHWEISEKPEVDLSPEIWSELKPFRTPLILTILITLFGTLGYIWIDKFPLMDALYQTGITFTTVGFGEIRPISPAGRLFTIFLIIAGFALFSYAVGILVDVINKGHLVALFKENRMLYKIARLKNHMVVCYHNEYTIDLTKELRRAHIPFVVVDPSDDIEKIAKKYKYPFYIKAEPHTLLALKKSHLSSAKGVITLSKNIPDNIAVISSVRLYEKDLKRAPYYILSIANQEEEIEKLQRLGANEVLSPTKLIAKRMTAITVDPDVNNLLEQFVYSIDTPLDLEEITINKKSWVAYKKLKDAHLRDVLNITVVGIKEENGKFIPMPKGDALLKPKDVLLVIGTSKDIKRARAIIRKAEKPKQIDFI
- the argJ gene encoding bifunctional glutamate N-acetyltransferase/amino-acid acetyltransferase ArgJ, which encodes MFRITPIKNGICCIDGIYAGGVKAGFKKDDYDVGFIRSDTSLDIAYLFTTNKFQAAPIKYVKLKNIKNTNFILANSKNANALTGIEGIKDIEDILEFLSTKIDVIDPIMSSTGVIGVRLNKDKIKKAIEKFDFNERSSNKFARAIMTTDSFEKEIAFEVEGEFGKFKIGGVAKGAGMINPAMATMLCFITTDANIPQNEMQDILREINEITFNAISVDGDTSTNDSVFLMTTREGDYNKEAFKEALKKVMQKLALDIVRDGEGATKAVAFVVSGAKNKNEAKMAAKALTNSLLVKTALFGEDPNWGRIASTIGASGVECDEEKLKISFENVIVYNRGKILFDEEIEKKAHEIMKRREFKIYVDLGIGDGKFTAYGCDLSYDYVKINAEYRT
- a CDS encoding PLP-dependent cysteine synthase family protein, with translation MFNTPLYNLGNISIKLEYKNPAGSIKDRPALFIIKDAFLKGYKEVVEVTSGNTGIALSFYAQKFNIKATIFMPKTFSIERQKLLRAYGANLILTDGTIKDALQEAKEYIKKHNAYYSNQFENLLNSKAQEITALEIINQTQKIDYFVSGVGSGGSISGIAKILKPIGVKIIAVESKNAPLIYNQLHNKNLPIHPHKIQGIGAGFIPKILNINLIDDVILIDDDEAIEFMKKMPKLGITGGISTAANILASKKLQGNIVTLAPDGIEKYLSIF